The Erythrolamprus reginae isolate rEryReg1 chromosome 3, rEryReg1.hap1, whole genome shotgun sequence genome contains a region encoding:
- the LOC139165440 gene encoding myosin-7-like translates to MMILSNLSRLGSGKRSINQSTSAIPSPSSQRSLDDMLPRERSNSYKDLQSMLLQMQELMLKNHEDIKKEIGEVRNDTSELKERMQNMDKRHEAFEQQMLKQEQKIQDLENRIDQDHKQMEDLTEKLVHANKELENTVIQFESEKANHFLRFQNLREEKSEDPPDIMDDILSKALGIEKDTMLNEIDEVYRINTNYARRQTP, encoded by the coding sequence ATGATGATTCTATCTAATCTGTCTAGATTGGGATCTGGGAAACGATCAATTAATCAATCTACTTCAGCCATACCCAGCCCCTCTTCTCAGAGATCGCTGGATGATATGCTGCCCAGAGAAAGGTCTAATTCATACAAAGACCTTCAATCCATGTTGCTCCAAATGCAGGAGTTAATGCTTAAGAAccatgaagatattaaaaaagaaataggtgaagTGAGAAACGATACATCCgagttaaaagaaaggatgcaaaatatggataaaaggcatgaggcttttgaacaacagatgttaaaacaagaacaaaaaattcaggaTCTGGAAAACAGGATTGACCaggatcataaacaaatggaagacctaACTGAAAAATTAGTccatgccaataaagaattagaaaacaCTGTAATCCAATTTGAGAGCGAAAAAGCTAACCACTTCCTTAGATTTCAAAACCtcagggaggagaaaagtgaggaTCCACCAGACATTATGGACGACATTCTTTCAAAGGCGTTAGGCATTGAAAAGGACACAATGCTAAACGAAATAGATGAAGTCTACAGGATCAATACTAACTACGCCAGACGCCAGACGCCATAA